In Leptodactylus fuscus isolate aLepFus1 unplaced genomic scaffold, aLepFus1.hap2 HAP2_SCAFFOLD_226, whole genome shotgun sequence, the DNA window CCCCTTCTGCTTCCTCTACGTTCTCTCCTTGATTGGAAACAGTATCTTGTTCTTCATCATTAAGACGGACGTGTCGCTGCAGACGCCTATGTACGACTTGGTTTCCATGTTGGCGCTCACGGATCTGGGTCTGTCTCTAGCGACGCTCCCTACAGTATTGGGAGTGTTTTCTCTCCAGTCTCTCAGGCTTCCTATATCCCTCTGTCTGCTCCAGATGTTCTTTATCCATTCCTTGTCAGTCATGGAATCTTCTGTCCTCCTAACCATGGCCTATGACAGATTTGTGGCAATCTGCAATCCCCTCCGATACTCTTCTCTGCTCACCAGACAACTTACAAGCAGGTTGGGGCTGCTCGTGATGTTACGGGGTGTGGCAGTAATTTTACCAATCCCTTTTATGCTGCGTGGCTCCAGTCTGTGTAAGAGTGCCCTGTCCCATGCCTTTTGCCTGCACCCCGATGTCATGAGGCTCCTCTGTTCCCAGGGGTCAGCTAATAGCATCTACAgtatatttgcagtgttatccaCTATGGGCCTGGACGCTCTTCTTATCACTCTGTCCTATGTCTCCATACTGAGAGCTGTGGGTCGCCTGAGCTCAACTTCCGAGCGGTGCAAAGTATTCCATCGGTGTGCGTGCCATATCATCGTTGTCTTACTGTTCTACAGCCCCATGATCAGCCTGTCCATGATTCACAGATTTGGGAGTCTCAGGAACAGTTTTATCCATGTCCCTT includes these proteins:
- the LOC142187386 gene encoding olfactory receptor 51G2-like — its product is MNVSVNNPNSKDVLTLVGIPGLEHIYPWILGPFCFLYVLSLIGNSILFFIIKTDVSLQTPMYDLVSMLALTDLGLSLATLPTVLGVFSLQSLRLPISLCLLQMFFIHSLSVMESSVLLTMAYDRFVAICNPLRYSSLLTRQLTSRLGLLVMLRGVAVILPIPFMLRGSSLCKSALSHAFCLHPDVMRLLCSQGSANSIYSIFAVLSTMGLDALLITLSYVSILRAVGRLSSTSERCKVFHRCACHIIVVLLFYSPMISLSMIHRFGSLRNSFIHVPLGYLHFLLPPAMNPTVYGVKMKCIYRRLFSRRPNGPKHKKPKNTIQ